The Iamia majanohamensis genome window below encodes:
- a CDS encoding potassium channel family protein has translation MGDEVGGEEAEEVRVRSALWALVCCVVMAAGFAVAPLEGNSTWVVIVLVLVLTTVIGAPFFLIRKRLDHTRRPLADALVTVVLMLVTLVVGFSAVYVTMAHEDPDGIPGIDTKVDAVYFTVTTLATVGYGDIHPVSQSARVVATIQMLFDLTVVAVAARLVLGVAQERRRERVDRPR, from the coding sequence GTGGGCGACGAGGTGGGGGGCGAGGAGGCCGAGGAGGTCCGCGTCCGCTCCGCGCTGTGGGCGCTCGTCTGCTGCGTCGTGATGGCCGCCGGCTTCGCCGTCGCCCCCCTCGAGGGGAACAGCACGTGGGTGGTCATCGTCCTGGTGCTGGTGCTGACCACGGTCATCGGGGCGCCGTTCTTCCTGATCCGCAAGCGCCTCGACCACACCCGCCGGCCCCTGGCCGACGCCCTGGTGACCGTGGTCCTGATGCTGGTCACCCTGGTCGTCGGCTTCTCGGCGGTCTACGTCACCATGGCCCACGAGGACCCCGACGGGATCCCCGGCATCGACACCAAGGTCGACGCCGTCTACTTCACCGTCACCACCCTGGCCACGGTGGGCTACGGCGACATCCACCCCGTGTCCCAGTCGGCCCGGGTGGTCGCCACCATCCAGATGCTCTTCGACCTCACCGTCGTCGCGGTGGCCGCCCGCCTCGTCCTCGGCGTGGCCCAGGAGCGCCGCCGCGAGCGCGTCGACCGCCCCCGCTGA